Below is a genomic region from Mesorhizobium sp. NZP2298.
CAAGGCAATGCCCAGCCGGAAGGCCAGGGCGTCGATTACTCCAGCCTCGCGCTCAATCTGTGCGGCCTCGTCGCCGGCATCGCCATCTGGTGGGCGCTGACGGCAGGCGGGGCGGTCGGCCTGCCGCCGCCGCCGCAGGTTGCGGCAAGGTTTGTCGACGTCATCGCCAGCGGCCAGCTCGCCACCGACATCGCCTCCAGCCTGGCACGGGTGCTGACCGGCTTCCTTCTCGGCGTCGTCCTGGCGATCCCGGTCGGCTTTGTCATGGGCTGGTACAAGGTCGCGCGTTCACTCATCGAGCCCTACCTGCAGTTCTTCCGCATGATCCCGCCGCTTGCCATCATTCCGCTGGCGATCGTGACCATGGGCATCGATGAGACGCCGAAGATCTTCGTTCATCTTCCTGGCGTCCTTCCTGGCCAGCGTCGTCGCCACCTATCAGGGCGTCATCAGCGTCGACAAGACGATGATCAACGCCGCCCGCGTGCTTGGCGCCCGGGACATGACGATCTTCCTGCGCGTCATCATTCCCGCCTCGACGCCGTTCATCCTGGTCGGCGTGCGCATCGGGCTTGGATCGGCCTGGGCGACGCTGGTGGCCGCCGAACTGATCGCCGCGCAGACCGGCCTCGGCTTCCGCATGCAGCAGGCGCAGCTCTACTACGACCTGCCTACCATCTTCGTCAGCCTGATCACCATCGGCGTTCTCGGCCTTGCCATGGACCGCATCCTGCTGGTGATCGAACGCCGGCTCACCGTCTGGCAGGAGCGCGTGTGATGCCGCCCGAGATCGCCCCAAAGCCAAAGATTGCCCCAAAAATCGTCTTCGACAAGGTGACGCGCCGCTTCGACCTCAAGGACAACGCCTTCCTCGCGCTCGACCGGCTGTCGCTCGACATCGCCGACGGCGAGTTCGTCACCCTTGTCGGTCCGTCCGGCTGCGGCAAGTCGACGGCGCTCAACATCGCCGCCGGCCTGTTGACGCCGAGCGAGGGCACCGTGCTGGTCGACGGCAAGGCGGTCGATGGACCTGGGCCGGAGCGCGGCATGATCTTCCAGCAATACGCGCTTTTCCCCTGGCTAACCGTGCGCCAGAACGTGGAGTTCGGGCTGCGCGTCAAGGGCGAGGGGGCTTCGCGGCGCAGGGAAATCGCCGCGCGCTTCATCGACCTAGTGGGACTTGGCGACTTCGCCGACGCGCTGCCCAAGACGCTGTCGGGCGGCATGAAGCAGCGCTGCGCGATCGCCCGCGCCTATGCGGTGGACCCGTCGATCCTTTTGATGGACGAGCCGTTCGGCGCGCTCGATGCGCTGACCCGCGTGCAGTTGCAGGACCAGTTGCTCGACACCTGGAGCCGGGAGCGGCGCACCGTGATGTTCATCACCCACGATGTCGACGAGGCCGTCTACCTCGCCAACCGCGTCATCGTCATGGCGGCGCGGCCCGGCCGGCTGAAGGAGATCATCGACGTGCCTTTGCCTTACCCGAGAACCGAGGAAATCCGGCTTTCGGCAGCGTTCATGGCCATCCGCAATCGCGTCTGGCAAGCCGTTTACCACCAGTGACAGTGACAGGAGGAGAGTATGGTGACACTGACAAGACGTAACTTCATCGCATCATCGGCGGCACTGGCCGCATTCGCCGCTTCCGGCGTTCCCGCCAAGGCAGCGGGAATGGCGGCGCGCATCGGCTATAACGGCGATTTCTGGGGCGCCAGCGTGGCCGGCATCGCCGCGGACCAGGGGTTCTACGCCAAGCACGGCGTCGATGCCGATATCAAGGTCTTTACCAATGGGCCGA
It encodes:
- a CDS encoding ABC transporter ATP-binding protein gives rise to the protein MAPKIVFDKVTRRFDLKDNAFLALDRLSLDIADGEFVTLVGPSGCGKSTALNIAAGLLTPSEGTVLVDGKAVDGPGPERGMIFQQYALFPWLTVRQNVEFGLRVKGEGASRRREIAARFIDLVGLGDFADALPKTLSGGMKQRCAIARAYAVDPSILLMDEPFGALDALTRVQLQDQLLDTWSRERRTVMFITHDVDEAVYLANRVIVMAARPGRLKEIIDVPLPYPRTEEIRLSAAFMAIRNRVWQAVYHQ